ATGTTAAAAGACCACTAGGAAGACTAAGTAGGAAAAGGAAAATCCAATTATGGTTTAAAAAACACTCAGAGCTAATACAACaaatattagattaatttaataatctgttgaaatttataatcatgaatcattaaaagattttctttaatacattgagattttgaaaaatgaaacaattttaattatttaataatcaaatttgaaaataatatctgaataatcatacatatatatatttagattcAAACgtctaaattttaaaacaaatattaattaatatttatatatgtatttaaattcaaacttgttaatgttaattaaaataaatgaaacctAATTATACTTACTATCATTATCttcaaaatgatatatattaatgatttATGACCATGAAATGATCCGTCAAATGCCCCCAATCAAGGCTAGATTTGTCCCATTCAGTGGCTTTAGCCTTGTCAAAAATCATGCTAATACTAATTTGTAGTACCAAAGTAAATTTGTAACaccaaatatatttaaattgaacTAGGGCAAATGGTCGATTTTTTTAAAGAACGATGcgaaatgaaataaatttgtcttttattaataatggagggtaaatttgtatttttgtgtaacaaatttgcttttattttcaaataagcAGAACCTTAGCACTCGATAATGTCATGTATTCCCTAgttaagaattattatttttaaaacaaaggGTAAATTCGTTATATAGTTCATGAGAAAATTGACATACTTTAGGGGACAATTATTTAGTCATTACTTATTAAACtaatatacttattttttttctaaagttaATCATGATGGGAGTGAATTGTTTTTTATATGAGTagtaaatatgaatatttcacATCAAAAGCAAAAGTCCAAAACTCCTAAAAATACACAAAGCAAACACACAATTTGTTTGGTTTTATCACCatataatataatcatttaaTAATATCGACCCCCTCATGTGCATTTTGTAGGCATATCTGCCGTCTGCTGCCCAAAGTGGCTTGTCTACTACCCTTGTGCTTGGATTTTGTGTTGTCTTGCCTTTTTTCTATGCCTTTAAATATTTCGTTAAGCCCTTCTTAAAAAACATTCATCGAGTTTCTTCtgaatatatttattcttttgatcACTTTTCATGAGATATACGGAGTCTAGTGATAACGAGTGAAGTAAAGTAAAGAGAAGAACTACGAAATAAGGTAAAGCTGAGAGTCACTTCATTTCGCGACTATTATTTACTCTACCATATTTAAACTAGAAATTAACAAATTAGCGATCTAGGTTGTTACCTTTTTTCATAGAAAATAAAGGATTACTACTTTAGTCGATATTATTTGTCGTTTTGGAAGTTAAATTTGTTCCtaagtatttgattttttaaaaaaactttattgaCTCTTCAGAATTCACCCATACTTCTCCAAATAGAGCGATAAagtcaaatattattataaataagacATAATATGAATCAAATGTAATATTGCCTAATTTCTTTCTCTTCCAGTAGTAACACTTATATTGATTTAGGATACATGAGTCAACTCGTTAACGTTACATTTTCTTTGTGAAAATTTGCAGGAATATttatctatatatctatatagaatttttaaccaaactaagccattatataaaacaatttaccaaagtaatacatttttctaaaattttacaaaactagtataaacgtatttcacggtaacgttttagggtatatttttttaaaaagaaactaacagcattaggttgatatacgttactgtaagtaacgttttactcctaaaacgttattttcaggaacgttttactcctaaaacgttactgtgagtaacgtatatcaatctgacgccattaacttttaaaaaataaaatatatcctaaaacgttactgtggaatacgtttatactagttttgtaaaattttagaaaaacatattattttggggaatggctttatataatggcttagtttggttaaaaaatctatatatatccAAGTCCAAGAAATGAAATTGTTCTGCCTGGCTCCCTGGATGCCAACTAAGAACAGTATTGTCAAAAAAATTGACACTCTTCCTAGTTGGTACCAGAGGAGACAGGCAGATCCATCAATACCAATTGGCaacaccaaaagaaaaaaaattaggtttgCTTAAATCTCCCTTTTCTTTTGCATGTAAGTAATTGTTTTGCTAATTTTTACTAGTAATTATCGTAACGTAAcgatttaagttatatatattgattctaTGAAAGCAATTTACCTGACTATATATAGTAAATAGTTACTTTACATTTTAAGTTATTGTGTCAAACTTGGTATGAAGAGTTACACGTTATTATaggttattttatttatttatatggtaACTTGGATAAGTTTAAACTCAACAACTTCAAATTCAAACTCATATATGCTATCTCCTGTATTCATATTAGCAAactagaaataataaaagatgaaaagaaaaagaaaagaactatCAAAGTCCAGAGAACCCACTGCGTTTCCTTCAGAAATTTCATCCCCTCAATCCCGAGGTTGCAGATTACTTCCTCCCAAAATAAAACGGATTAATCATTAAAGaagtagtggtacctcaaacttcgataatttcaacaaaatcaaaaagACAGCAACGAGATCACATACACAGACACGATCtatcaattttgttttgtaagaaaTATATGTAAGAGAAGGGAATAATTCAATgcagaaaaatgagagaaagtctctctatttatagccaacaaaaggtaaaagtcacaactttttggaaaaaagacaatctttcagaaaggccACAACCCTTTAGAAAAGGCACAACTTCAAACGGTCACACCCCTTAAAAAAagacacaacctttcataaaagtcacaacccttcaggagagtcacaacccttcatttcctATTTACGCCTTTAAGACCCAACAATAGATTACTTTATAAATTGTGACGATAAATCAACACTGCTTTCATAAAATTGAGCAACCACCTTGATATGATTGTGTAACTTCATAAAATGGATATTGAGGTACAACATGATATGGCCATTGCATCATTGGAACTAATTCTATTTTTGGATCATTATTTTTATCACCATCTTTCTTGTCAATAGGGCCAACACTTAATAACTCTGCTCCTTTCTTCAATTTCCTCCTCAGCAATTTGGTTAACACAGCTGCATCAATTTGCTCCCCCTCCACTTCTAATTGGTTATTTTCTCCCCCTTTCATAGCTGCTGAATTCACACCTAGAGGGACATAGAAAAATCAATAGGAGTTTTGAAAGATTTAGTGAACAGAGGCGGACTCAGGATTTTAAGCATGATAGGTGCATCACTATCTTTAGTACATTAATTGAAGTAATTTGAGGATCTAAAGCAGTGGCGGAGCTACGATTTTTCAATAAGGGAGTTCACAATCTGAAAAGATAAACAAACGAAGTAGCTGAAAGGGGTTCATtatctactatatatactaaaaaaattattttaaccatgtatatataacataattttctGTCGAATGGATTTAGATGAACCCCCTAATTATAAAGTGGCTACGCCATCAGCCTAAGGGCACGACGATTCAATATCCAAATCCAACAGATATATATTTGAAGTGTACTTTTAAAATATACGATAGTTCTTCaacatacatacacacatatacaaagtttttttttttaaggttaACCTAAAAGGGTAGGCTTGACCTCATCGTTTTTTAAattgtgtcacataaaatgaaacgaAGGACCGATTGTATGCAcctaactaataaatatatgacATGTATTGTACATACCTGGCTGAGAAACGGCAATTTTGAAAGCCTTGGACCTTGATTTTTTATCATGACCATTTATGGATAGCCTAATAACAACCTTTTGCTGCCCAAATTTTATAATACCATGCATTACTAAATGAACCAAtatagtttgttttttttaaatagaggaAATATTTACTTTGTTACTAAGTTCCCCATTaatagtttttatatattttatgaatttctcaatataaatataagatttacg
This portion of the Solanum pennellii chromosome 12, SPENNV200 genome encodes:
- the LOC107005958 gene encoding heavy metal-associated isoprenylated plant protein 12-like: MNKQKVVIRLSINGHDKKSRSKAFKIAVSQPGVNSAAMKGGENNQLEVEGEQIDAAVLTKLLRRKLKKGAELLSVGPIDKKDGDKNNDPKIELVPMMQWPYHVVPQYPFYEVTQSYQGGCSIL